In Scatophagus argus isolate fScaArg1 chromosome 18, fScaArg1.pri, whole genome shotgun sequence, the DNA window CCTCATAGTGAAAGAGTGAAGCCAGCAGCACGTGTTGTACCTTCACGGCGCCCTGCAGGGCCTCACACATCCAGGGCAGGGTGATGCTGCCTGACAGAGGTGTGTGCTGTGACAAGTCTGTCCTGCGAATGGCAGTGAGCTGGATAAGACCGTCACAGATCTGAGCTGGtcaaagacaacaacacacaagtgAGTCTATAATAATTAGTATTTTGGTGTTTGTTCACTTGAGCCACTTCAGCTAAAAGCATCAACGTAAAAAGTCATTTAACAAGCAAGGCTTCAGAAAATCACACAAGACAATTAAAACATTGCGATGCTGCTGggatttaaagatttaaagaaGGTTtttagaggagaaaaaagacagagaaaaataagattGTCAGTGTATAAAACAGATGACACAGTAAGCCAAACTGGACAATAAAATCTTGTGTGGTGGTACAAAGGATTCATGATGTGCAAGATGGCTGAGGATAAAGATGTCAGAGTACAGAGTTCACTGTCCTGAGAAAAGAAGCTTTTTTTGAATCTGTGTTGGACTACAGAAGCAGTGTAACAGTAAATATCTAGTAcaagatttaaaaacacatggcTACGCAGTCTGAGTTTTGACATTGTACATTAGGCTGCCTCTGTATTCCTCTGAACTTTAACGTACACGAGAATCAGGCCGACTGCAATTAAAATATGAATAGGCTTTAAATAAATTACTTCTCCGGCAGAAGAGCTGGGGGAAGCTTCCAGACATGATTTCGCATACAGTGTCATGGAGAACAAGGTGTAGTCGGTAACCATGGAGACCGTATTCAGGGTCGATGTCATCAAAAGGGGGTCTGACCGTTGGTTCCACGTAGGGGCTGGAAAGACGtaagaagcaaagaaaaaaaaaagtaattaagTTTATAGTGAGTGAAGAGTGAAGAGAACACTAAGAAAAAGGATTTTCATTAGGAGGGCATTTCAGAGATGTATTACTTTTGTGAACTGCAATCCTAATGTTGTAACATCGTGATCTCACAAGAAACCAGGAGAGGGGGCTATGACCACACTGTGCTGAGTGCAACAATCACAACCCCACCTTCAAGACTATACAGCAGCTCCAGAACTCAATATCACTCTAACATGGACTTTATTCTCAGACACCCGGAAAGCAGCTGCAATGTGAATGCTGTATAGTTTGCCTCAAATTATACAGCATTCAGTAAAATTTCATCACCTCACGACTCATCGCAAGTGGTGGTGAGCCACCaaagactgtttttgtttggtctTACACGAATTTCACAAGACAAAGGGACAAATCAGAGAAAACGCACATTGTTTTGATTAATGTTGCCCCCTGACCCTGGGCCCATTGGTTTTTAATCAGTCCATTTAATTAAAACTATGCTACACAATTACTAACAGAAACAATTAATTGGATGTTTTCGGCTTAAAGTGCCAATGAGGCTAACAGAATGGAATTAACACCTGCACTGTGATGAGTCCTGATGCCAAATGATTCAAGCAAATCAAGTTAGTTTCATTTGTATAGaatcacaacaaatgttatttcatgacacttttaATATgcagcaggtctagaccatactccTTCATGTACGGAGACCCAACGTTCGCCCATGAGCAAGCAGCACGAGGCAACAGCGGCGAGGGCGAAGAGCCTCACTGGTGTAACTGGTGTTGACACATGACAAGAACATTCTACATTCTGCAAACGACTAGAATTACCGCCTCGTGTTTGTATGCCTCcatgcaccagtcaagttgcagtttataCCCTTGTCTGTCCAGGCTCATATAATGCATGTCGTGAAGACtatgaaggatttttttttaaatgttgtaatttggatttttgaataaaaataaaatattttacctTCAAAAAAGTATGCTGCTAGTGATGAGGGAGTTCTATTTCTCTCCTtactgaacaaaaaataaacaaaactcacACCAATATCTgtacttattatttttatcaacCTAAGGCAACCAGACTGTACAAAagtcagtaaaatgaaaaaataaaactcctaGCTGCTTTCACAGCCACACGAGTGACCACACGCTGTCTCTTATGGTGACTGCATGCTGACAGTCTTTCAGATTAATTATACTTcgtgtttctgcttttgtgtaCTTTTGAAATACTCCCCTTGGTTGCttataaaacagcagcagtaatgttTACAACAGCAAAGCCAGTATATAAACTCAATAACATCTCactgtcaataaaataaataatattccTGACTTCAAAATAGTAAGTGAAGtttaaaaagaatgaagaaCACAGACATCAGACAGTATCGGTCTTTCATCTTgtcctcttgtcctcctccctctgctgctgatgtgattCACCGCCTGCAGGTAGGCAGAGACAGGTGGGGTGGATTTGTCTCTGCCAGCAGCTAAGTTTACAAGAACTTGCCAAATTTTAAGATACGTGGCAAACCAATCTAAAATTTGTCATAATTATTGTATGGATTCTTGAGTTATGGATAGGTTAAACAGttacctttgaccaccaaaatctaattCCAAGTGGacgtttgtgccaaatttgCAGAAATCCCCTCAAGGTTTTCCTGAGATATCACACTAACAAGAATGAGATGGACCAAGAACCTAAACCATAATGCCTCCAGCCCTGGCTATTATCAGCACAGAGGTACAAAGATGTGGTATAGTCACATTATCCACTGGGGAGGTGAAATACACTTCAAATCCTACCCTGCTGTGCATCACAAATGGATCACATCCGTGGCATCAAATGAATCCGGTAGTCATTTGAGCCCTAAACAGCTGATGGTGATACACCGCACGCCATGTAAGCGTGTGCATAACAAGTGCCCATTCAAGTGCAGCCTACCAAACAGGAGATCCCTGGATGCTTCTTTCCACCAGCCTGTGGAAGTGGAGGGTGAACATGACAAAGGCCACGGAGCACTGGTCCTGCAAAGAGAGCCATCGCTTAAATTCGTGCTAAATAAGTCATTCTCAGTTTGAAATTATCCACCTCTTTCCTGCTAGAAGCTGACTGAAGTAATTACCCTCCACACGCCGATGCTGACACCAGGCTGTGGCAGCTTCAGTTCAACCAGTCTGTCCTGGCCAAGGACCTGCACACTTTTAGTCAGAGTCTGCATGTCCAACTTCACCACGAGGGACCTCCAGCCAGGTCTGACAGAGTGAGCGAAGAAAACTAAgtttcactgagaaaaaaatTGGAAACAGAGACATAGAGAGGGAGAGTGCGTGTATGAAGATGGACGCCAGGCTGTCTCACTTCTTTAGGCCTGGGCAGTTGAGGGCTATCCTCCTGACACCGTGGACTTGAAGGGTGGAAATCCGCTGGTAGTTGGGCAAGCAGCCTCCTCCGGTCCAGCACAGAGTCACACATGACTCGGAGAACCGGGCCCAGCTCAGCTCATGTGTGTTCTCATGCCCTGACCTATCAGAGACCGTCAACTCCCAAGTGACATGCAAGTTTCtagaaacagacaacaaaatgtaGGAACACAGCAACATGACAGATGAGGGTTTAGCAATAAAAGCATGAACAGTTGTTTAAACACAGTGTAGTGTGGTGACAGAGAGGGGTTGAGAGCCTGGCTGCTGgctcaaacacagaaaaaactgaaatgaaaaggttCTCTACTTCGCAAAGTGGGACATACCTCACCTAATATTCCCAAATAGTCACATGAAGACACCAGTGAATTGCAACTGCTGAACACAAATCCAATGTTTCAAACATTTATTGGAAGTTAATAGCATTCAAATAATTCCACATTGTTGGGTAAAGCTGACTTTTGCTCCCTAAAGCATCCAAACCATGAGTTTAACAGCTATTACATTTCCACTGACAGCAGTAGGGACTATGACTGCAGTTAAGCTGTTCTTGTTAATGAAATGATATGCAACgaatgaaatgaaaccacaGCTGCTGTGATAAATCTCTTGATCCAATTCTGTCTAAACTGTGATTCAGGGCTGCCCCTACTGTGATGCAGGCAGTGTCTCACTGAGGCGCCATCCAATATCAATTAAGTGGAGGGACAAAGCTAAAAACTGGAGCAGCCCAGGAGGCCCCAGATGACCCAGGGGATTTCACTCTGCATTGTCTGTATCTGTGATGTCTTGTGAAATGATTATTACCAAGGTAAATCGCATGATCCTCACTGCCTCTAACAGACAAACCCCCACAGGGAATTGTCTGAGCtggtgggaggagggaggaagtggaagGTGTGCCTGCCTGCacgcctgtgtgtgtctgtgtgtgtgtgtgttgtggatgAGGAGTTGGGGGGCTAAGTAATTTATTTCAACAATTCAGACAGCCTCTGCAAGGAACACAATTATTTCTACTTCCCCTCTGTACCGTAGCGACTGCCACAGAACTCAAAATTGAGTGCAGCACAGCCTCTAATCAGAGGttataaaaacacagcagaaaccaCAGCGGAGGCGATGAGGGAGCTTTCCCCTGCGTGCTGGCTTCCCCCGGAGCAGACATCGC includes these proteins:
- the fbxo15 gene encoding F-box only protein 15 isoform X3; this translates as MQLLSSLSRAFVSFTEPHAEQHVAGNHWCHFLVVMCNYLFRRLPPAILIRILSYLDASTLLSISHVSKLLYQLANDNVLWNKIYIAEFGRNEKLKPQRMDELLLKMATAEVKDHAVGYWKRLYFRTAAECDMNKWKRHLGLISCHTGLPSQTERVLRNLHVTWELTVSDRSGHENTHELSWARFSESCVTLCWTGGGCLPNYQRISTLQVHGVRRIALNCPGLKKPGWRSLVVKLDMQTLTKSVQVLGQDRLVELKLPQPGVSIGVWRDQCSVAFVMFTLHFHRLVERSIQGSPVCPYVEPTVRPPFDDIDPEYGLHGYRLHLVLHDTVCEIMSGSFPQLFCRRTQICDGLIQLTAIRRTDLSQHTPLSGSITLPWMCEALQGAVKNCCIMSMTLLDEFKKPFWSVCSPVSMTPEKTSTSYDYDGILEQICFSTHPLPSLHWLRPV
- the fbxo15 gene encoding F-box only protein 15 isoform X4 → MQLLSSLSRAFVSFTEPHAEQHVAGNHWCHFLVVMCNYLFRRLPPAILIRILSYLDASTLLSISHVSKLLYQLANDNVLWNKIYIAEFGRNEKLKPQRMDELLLKMATAEVKDHAVGYWKRLYFRTAAECDMNKWKRHLGLISCHTGLPSQTERVLRNLHVTWELTVSDRSGHENTHELSWARFSESCVTLCWTGGGCLPNYQRISTLQVHGVRRIALNCPGLKKPGWRSLVVKLDMQTLTKSVQVLGQDRLVELKLPQPGVSIGVWRDQCSVAFVMFTLHFHRLVERSIQGSPVCPYVEPTVRPPFDDIDPEYGLHGYRLHLVLHDTVCEIMSGSFPQLFCRRTQICDGLIQLTAIRRTDLSQHTPLSGSITLPWMCEALQGAVKNCCIMSMTLLDEFKKPFWSVCSPVSMTPEKTSTSYDYDDVTITMQAKRPRVRPPAYA